The DNA region GAGGGGAATCTTTGCTTCATTGCAGAGCTCTTCTCTTGACGGATGCTGGGGCAGGCACGCATCGACGAGGCCGCTGACGTCATCGTCGCTGTGCTCCTGGGGCGAGAAGCTAACAGATAAGCGCTTCACCTGTAAAGCGCTTTTCTGACTCCGTGCGCGCTAGGATCAGCGCCATGGCCACGATGCAGCAGGTCGCCGATCGGGCGGGGGTCTCGATCGCCACCGTGTCCTTCGTGGTGAACGGGACGAAGTACGTGACCCCCGGCACGACCGCGCGGGTGAAGACCGCGATGCGCGAGCTGAAGTTCCGCGGCAACGTCGTCGCCCGGGCCTTGGCGAGCCGGCGGACCCGCATCATCGCGCTGCTGTTCCCGACCACCGGCAACCGCTTCAGCCCGACGACCTCGCAGTTCTTCATGAGTGCGGCGGAACGGGCGTCCGAGCGGGGCTACCACCTGGTGCTCTGGCCGGTCGACCCCGCTGGTGACGACCTCGACGACCTCGTCTCGGGTGGGCTCGTCGATGGCGTCATCCTGATGGAGGTGCGGATGGACGACCCCCGGGTCGCCGTCCTCACCGACCTGGGCGTGCCGTTCACCCTGATCGGCCGGACCCGCGACAGCAGCGGTCTGCCCTTCGTCGACATCGACTTCGAGACGACCATCGAGGACAGCCTCGACCACCTCGAGACGCTCGGGCACCGCCGGTTCGGCCTCGTGCTCGAGGACCTCGAGGGCACCCCGATGGCCGGCTACGCCCCGCACCTGCGCGTCGAGGCCACCTTCCGGCGCGCGATCGCCGAGCGCGGGCTGGCCGGGACGGTCGTCACCACCGGGCCGGGCAGCGACGGCGGACGGCAGGCCGCGAGTGACCTGCTCGCGGCGGACCCCGACGTCACCGCGCTGCTCGTGATGAAGGACGACTCGGCCGCTGGCGTCCTGGTCGGCCTCTACACGGCCGGGCGGCGGGTCCCCGAGGACGTCTCCGTGCTCAGCATCGCGTCGTCCGAGGCCAACGCCGACCAGCACTACCCGCGGCTGTCGACCATGGTCGCCCCCGGCCAGGAGCTCGGGACCCGGGCCGCCGACGCCCTCATCGAGCAGCTCGACGGCACGTCCGACGACCTGCCGCACTTCCTGCTGCCGTGCACGCTGCGCACCGCGGAGTCCACGGCCCCCGCCCCCGCCTGACCACCTGACGGCCCCATCCGAGTCTCGGCGCCGCGTCCCCGAGACTCGGGCGCAGCGACAGTCCTCGCGCCGGCGCCTCCGAGGACTGTCGCCCACCCCGAGACTCGGCCCGCGCCCGTGACCCGCCCGCGAGACTCGCGCACAGCGACTCGCCTCGCGCCGTCAGCCCCGAGGACTGTCGCCCACCCCGAGACTCGGCAATGAGCCCGCCCACCCACCGGGCAATCGTGATCCTGGTGCTCGTGTTCCGCCGCTCGATCGTGTCGGGGCTCACCTCCGGCGCCGTCAAGGGCTAGTTGCCTTGTTGATTCCTCAGGAATAGTCCGACAGGATCAGGGGAAACGTCGATGGCGACGGCCGGGACCAACCACCCCGGCCGTGGCCGCCACCGATCGGCGTCACGGATCAGGAGACAGTCATGGCTGGCAGCACTGCGCCCCCGCGCGCCCGGAACCGCGGCCGTCGCGCCGCGGACGACACCGCCCGCCGCTCCCGGCGTCGCAACCGCGTGTTCGCACTCGCTGCCGGCGGGGTCCTCGTCATCGGCGGCGCGGGCTACACGCTCGCGTCGTGGACGGACACCGAGTGGGTGTTCGGCGGCAACGGCTCGGGTGGGCCGGGCGTGGGGACGTCCGGGTTCGAGGTCGAGCAGAACGTCACGGCGCCGTTCGCCGCGGCGGGCTTCACCTCGGACGAGACGAACCCGGGCCAGGCGCTCCGGTTCACCGTCGACGCGCTCGCCCTGTCGCCGGGCACCGCGACCTACGCCCCCGTCGCGCTCCGCACCACCGCCGACTCGATCGCCGGCGACCTGGTGCTCCGGGCAGCGGTCCCGGCGTCCGGGGTCACGGTCTCCGATGCCGACGACCTGCTGTGGAACGCCCTGCAGGTCCGGGTCGCCGCGATCACGGACACCACCGCAGTGTGCGACGCCACCGCGTTCGACGTGCCGTGGACGAGCGTCGCGTCCGGGCCGCTCGGCACGGCTGCCGCCACGATCGCGCGGCCCCTCGCCGCGGCCGGCGAGTCGACGCAGGTGTACTGCTTCGAGGTCTCGCTGCCGGCGTCGCCGACCCTGCCCGCCGGCACGACGGTCGACGCGCTCCAGGGGCGGACGGCCGCGCCCGCGTGGCGGTTCGCCGCCGAGTCCGACTGAGCGCGGTCGTGCGCGGCTCCACCGCGCCGACGTCCTCCGACGAGGGCGCGGCGCCGCCCCGTCGTCCCGCCGACCGCATCCGCACCGTCGTCCTGACGGTCGCCGGCGCGATCGGGCTCACGTGCCTGCTCGCCTGGGCCGCCGTGGCGTTCACCGGGCTGTCGTTCGTCGTCGTCACCACCGGGTCGATGGCGCCGACGATCCCCGCGGGCGGGCTCGCCATCACGCACCGCGTGCCCGCGGCCGAGATCGCGGACGGGGACGTCGTCACGGTCCCGCGCGCGGGGTCGGCCCTGCCCGTCACCCACCGGGTGGTCGCGGTGGACCGGGTCCCGGGGGACACCGCGGCGCGGTCGCTGACACTGCGGGGCGACGACAACGCCTCCGACGACCGCGACCCGTACGTCGTCCGGCACGCCGGACTCGTGCTGGCGCACGCGCCCGGCCTGGGTTCGGCGCTCGTCGTGGTCACGAGTGCCCCGGCCCGTGGGCTGGCGGTCGCGGTCGTCGGCGTGCTCGTCGCGTGGGCGTTCTGGCCGGCCCGGCGGGAGGACTCGTGACCCGCGTCCTCGCCACCTCCGCGGCGGTCGCCGCGGTGCTCGTCGGTGCGACCGGGATCGGCACGACGGCGGTGGCGGTCGCCGCGACGGACTGGAGGCCCGTGGCCGAGACCGGCACGCCGGGCCGGTTGGTGCTGCACACCGGTCCGGAGCCCCTCGTGCTGCCCGGGCCGGGCAACGACGCGGACGTCACGTGGCAGGTGCGGACGAGCGTCGACGAGCCCGGCCCGGTCACCCTCGACCTGCAGCTCACGGGGCGGGGCGGCCTGCCGGGCGGGACCGACGGCGTGCTCGTGTCGGTGGCGACGTGCGACCAGCCGTGGGCGGGTCCGTCCCGTTCCCCCACGTGCAGCGGGCAGGCCGCCGCCCTCGTCGACGCCGTCCCCCTCGTCGACTGGGCGACCACCGCGCCGTCGGTCCGTGTGCCCGACCCGGACGGCGACGGGTCGGCGTACCTGCTCGTCCGGCTGTCCCTCGGTGACGCCGCGACCACGGTGCCCCGGACCGCCGAGGTCGGCGTCGGCGTGACCGCCCGCGGCGGGGACCCCGTCGTGCCCGGACGCCCGACGCACGGCGACGGCGACGGCAGTGGCGACGACGTCGGCCCGGTCGTCCTCGCGATGACGGGTGGCGGGTTCGCGGGGCCGCTGCTCGTCGCGGTCGCGGCCGTGCTCGCCGGCGTCGCCCTCCGACTCCGGCGCCCCCGGAGCCGGTCGTGAGCCGGCGTCCGCTGCACCTGCGGCGTGGCCGGATCGCGGTCGTCACCGGCATCGTCGTCGCAGCAGCCCTGCTCACGCCCACCGCCGTACCGAGCACCGCGTCGTGGTCGGACCGCGAGTGGGCGCACGGGGCCGTGGGGACGTCGTCGTTCGACTGCGGCACCGACGCGGACTACACGTCGACGGCCTCGAGCCGGTTCCTGGGCGGGAGCATCGCCGGCGTCGACCTCGACGACGTCGCCACGGTGCGCGGCGTCGACGTCGCGAAGACCGGGTCAGCCCCGGCATCGGTCGAGCCGGCCACCGCGCCCGAGCTCGGCACCGGCGGCCGCCCGTTCACACAGGCGTTCGGCAACCCGCTCGACGTCGGGCTGCTCGGCGACGTGGCGGGCATCGACCTCACCGGCCTCGGCCTCGGGCTGCCGGCCGGTTCGGCGGGCGCGGTGAACCAGGTCGCGACGGCGTCGGGCACCGGTGACGCGGTGGCGGCATCCGGGCTCGTCGCGGACTCCGGTGGCGTGCTCGTCACGCCGACGACCCCGTCCGGCGACCTGCCCGACCCGGCGTCGATCACACTCGGTCGCGCACTGCCGGGCATCGCGGACGTCACCGACGTGAGTCTCGACGTCGGCGCGGTCGGCGCGAGTGCGCAGCTCGCCGGGTGCGACGCCATCAGCGAGGACGTGTGGGGCGGGGTCGTCCAGCGCACGCTCGCGACGAACCTGCGGGCCGCGGTGCAGCAGGTCGCAGCCGACAGCGGTCCCGCCGGGCTCGAGCGCGACTACGGGATCGCGAGCCTCGACCTCCGTGTGGACAGCCCGCTCGTCGGCGCGCTGGTCACGGCGGTGAACGACACGGTGGTGCAGCTCGACGCCACGGTCGACGCGCTCGGTGGGCAGGACGGGGTGCTCGCACGGACGATCAACCAGGGCGTGCTCGGCGTCCTCGGCGGGCTCACCGGCAGCCTCGGGCTCGGCACCATCGGGGGCACGGTCGAGATCACCGGGCCGGACCTGGCGGGCGCGGTCGCGCCGCTGCTCGCCGAACCCGTGCAGGATCCCGGGGGCACGCTGTCGCTCGACCTGTCAGCCGGATCCGTCCGGGTCGACCTCGCGCACCTGCTCGGCGACGACGAGCACGGGCTCAACGACCTGCCGCCGAACCACGAGGTGGTGCTCGACGCCGTCACCCTCGGTGCGCTGGCCGACCGGCTCGGGCAGGTGGTGGACGCCTGGGCGGGGAAGATCACGACCGCCCTGACGACCGCGCTCGGGTCCCTGCACGTCCGGATCGCGCTCGCCGCCGACCTCAGCGCACCCCTGGTGCTCGGCATCCGCGTGAAGATCGCCACGCTGTCGATCGGCGTCGACACCGGGGTCGCGGCGCTCATGGCGGGGCAGACGAAGCTGTCGGTCGGGGTCGCGCTGCTCGGACTCGACCTGGGTGGACTGCTCGGCGTCGTCACCGGCCTCGCCACGTCGCTCGTGAACCCGTTGACCCAGGCGGTGGTGGGGACGCTCACGACCCGGTTGTTCGCGGTCGTCGGGACGCTCGGCACGACGCTGACGACGACGATCGGCGGCCCGGTCGTCCGCGCGCTCGGGGCGGTGCTCGGGCGTCTGCCCGGGGTGCTCTCGCTCCGTGTCAACGTGCAGCAGGACCGCGCCGCCGCCGCGCCCCCGGCCGGCCGCGCGACGACCGGGCAGTACACGCAGACCGCACTCCACCTGTCGATCGCGGACGCCCTGGTGCCCGGTGGGCTGGCCCGCGTCGACCTGGCCAGCGCCGTGGTGGGGCCGAACTCCGTGTCGCTCCTCGAGGCCGCCCGCGCCCGAGATAGGTAGCATCGTTACCTAGCTGCGCATGGTGGACAATCACCGGAGCCGCACGCTGACCGCCCGTACCCTGCCGTCAGGGGCTCGGGGCACCGAGGTCGACGGCCGCGATGATGCGGTCGACGATCCGGACGAACCGGACCCTGTCCCGTTCCGAGAAGGAGGCCAACAGCTCGTGCAGGTGCTTGTTCGTGCCGTCCATGGCGATCGAGTAGTCGCGCCTGGCGGTCTCGGTCAGCTCGATGTGACGACTCCGCCCGTCGGCCGGGTTCGGCACGCGGCTGAGGTGCCCGCTCTGCTCGAGTCGGTCCACCATGCCGGTCACCGCCGGACCGGTCAGGCCGAGGTGCTTCGCCAGGTCCTTCACGCGGACGGTCCGGTCGGCCTCTTCGGCGCGGGACACGAACTGCAGCACGGTCAGGTCGCTGGCCGAGACGTCGAGCTGGTCGCGCAGCCGCGCCCGCAGTGCGGACACTGCTGCTTCGAGTCGGGTCAGCGCCGCCACGAGGTCGAGATCGCTCACGAGCGCGCCCCCTTCGAACCGATCGGGTCCGCGCCACCGTACGCCGTGCTCACCGGGTCAGCGTATCCACATAACGAGTGGCGCGGTCAGGTTCGGGTGTCCGGCACGGGGGCGTTGCACCGTGACTGACACGTACGAGGCCGCACCTGCCGGTGGACGCGCGAGCGAGTCGGTGCGCTTCGAGGTGTCCGGCACCGATCCGGAGTCCGCGGCGCGGGACCTGGCCGCGGTGCACGGCGCCGCGCAGTGGGCCGCCCAGCAGACCGGCAGCGAGTTCGTCTACCGCTACACCGCGGTCGGCGACACCGAGATCAGCATCCGTCGCTCCCAGATGCGCGGCGTGCTCCGCGGTGCGATGCCGATCGGGACCGACTACATCGTCGCGTGGATGACGAGCGGCAGCGCCCACCTCGACATCGATGGGCAGCGGGTGGACCTGCACCGGAACGTGCCGACGCTGCTGCCCTGCGACACCGCGTTCGTCTTCGCGGCCGAGGACCACGACCAGCGCCTGGTGCACCTCGACCGGGAGCTCGTGCACCGGGTCGCCGGCGAACAGCTCGACCTGGGCGACCGCCCGCTGCGCTTCGACCACACGCGCGAACCGGACAACGCGATGTACGGCCGGTGGCAGGGTGCCCTCGCCGCGCTGTCCCGCGCGCTCCGCGTCGGCGGGCCGGCCTCCGACACCTGGGTCGAGGCGAAGTCGCTCGCGATCGCCGCGTTCCTCGAGACCTTCCCGCCGCAGCTCGACGACCTGCCGGCAGAACTGGCCCTGCCGCGGAACGCCCGGCTGCGCGCCGCCGTCGAGTACGTCCACGCGCACGCGTCCGAGACCGTGACCATCGCCGACCTCGCCGCGGTGGCCGGCCTGAGCGTGCGGTCGGTGCAGGAGTCGTTCCGTCGGGTGTTCGACGTGTCGCCGCTCACCTACCTGCGGGACGTCCGTCTGGACCGTGTGCGCAGCGAGCTCCTCGGACTCGACCCGCAGGTCGGAGCGATCGGTGACGTCGCGCGCCGCTGGGGGTTCGCGCACCTCGGCCGGTTCTCGGCGTCGTACGCGGCACGGTTCGGCGAGTACCCGAAGCAGACCCTGCGCCGCTAGCCGGCGGTCAGACCCGCGGCGCGGGGCCGGTGCTGGAACGCACCCGCAGCGTGGTCGGCAGACGGACGTGGTCCGACGCGGCCTCGCCACGGAGCATCGTCAGCAGCATCTCGACCGCGCGGGACCCGAGCTCGGCCAGCGGCTGCGACACGGTGGTGAGCGGCGGGGTGGTGATCGACGCCTGGGGGACGTCGTCGAACCCGACGACGGACAGGTCCTCCGGCACCCGCAGGCCGAGCTCCGCCGCGGCCCGCAGCACACCGACGGCCGACGAGTCGTTCGCGGCGAACACCGCGGTCGGTCGCTCGTCCAACGTGAGCAGGTCCCGCGCGACGGCCGCTGACTGCTCTTCTTGGTAGTCGCCGTCGCGGACGAGCCGCTCGTCGATCGTGAGTCCGGCGTTGGTCAGCGCGGAGCGGTACCCGGCCTCGCGCAGCTGGGCGGACGCCAGGTCGACGCGGCCCCGCAGGTGCGCGATCCGGGTGTGCCCGAGCCCGAGCAGGTGCTCGACGGCCTGGACCGCCCCGCCCTCGTTGTCGGCGTCGACCGTCGCGTGGCCCTCGGGCCCGGTGTGCGGGTCGATGGCGACGACGGGGATCGAGGAACTCGACAGGGCCGTGGTCGGGGTGACGACGATGGCGCCGTCGATGAGGGTGCCGGACAGGCGTGACAGCGACCGGCGTTCCCAGCCCGGACGGTCGGCGCCGGTCATCAGGCCGGCGTAGGCGAGCAGCTCGTAGCCGGTGCCGGTCGTCGCGCTCGAGATGCCGCGCAGGAGCTCGGTCGAGAACGGCTCGAACTCGGGCACCAGGATGCCGACGACCCCGGTGCGGGAGCTCCGCAGGCTGCGGGCGACCAGGGACGTCTCGTAGCCGAGGTCCGCGACGACCTGCTGCACGCGGATCATCGTGGCCGCGGCGACGCCGTCGCGCTGGTTGATGACCTTCGACACGGTGGGGATCGAGACCCCCGCGACCCGTGCGACGTCGCCGATCGTCACCCGGCCGGCACCGGGACGCGCGCCGAGTGCCGAGTCCATGTGCTCACCGTACCGCTGATGCGGCGTCGAAACGGCGTAGAAAACGTTATCGATATCGATTGACAAGCGACAGGAGCACCTGGCACGCTCTCCGCAGCGGCAGCGGCAGCGGCAGCGGCAGTGGATGTCGCTGCATGTCAACGACGACACGAGGAGTTCCACGATGACGAGGAAGATCCGTGCCGCGGCAGCCATCGCGCTGATCGGGGCGACAGCACTGGTGGCCACGGGCTGCTCGGCAGGCGGCAACGCGGCCGACGACGGCAACGGGAAGGTCACGATGACCTTCTGGCACAACTCCACCACCGGACCGGGCAAGGCCTACTGGGCCTCGACGGTCAAGGCGTTCGAGGCGAAGTACCCGAACGTCACCATCACGACGCAGGCCATCCAGAACGAGGACCTGGACGGCAAGCTGCAGACCGCGCTCAACTCGGGCGACGGACCGGACGTCTTCCTGCAGCGCGGCGGCGGCAAGATGGACGCGATGATCGCCGCCGGGCAGCTCATGGACATCTCCGACTCGATCAGCGCCGACGCGAAGAAGTCGATCAGCGCGGGTACCTTCGCGGGCTACGAGAAGGACGGCGCCACCTACGCCATGCCGGGCGCCGTGCTCCCCGAGGGCATCTGGTACTCGAAGGACCTGTTCCAGAAGGCCGGCATCGACGGCACCCCGACCACGATGGACGAGCTGAACGACGACATCGCGAAGCTCAAGGCCGCCGACATCGACCCCGTCGCCGTCGGTGCGAAGGACGCCTGGCCCGCCGCCCACTGGTACTACAACTTCGCGCTGCGCGAGTGCAGCCAGAAGACGCTCGAGGGCGCGGCGAAGTCGCTCAAGTTCGACAACGCCTGCTGGACGAAGGCCGGCGAGCAGCTCGAGGACTTCAACGCCACCGAGCCGTTCAACAACGGCTTCCTGACCACCGCCGCGCAGCAGGGTGCCGGCAGTTCCGCCGGTCTGCTCGCCAACCACAAGGCCGCCATGGAGCTCATGGGGGCGTGGGACCCGGGCGTGATCAGCTCGCTCACCCCGGACGGCAAGCCGCTGGCCGACCTCGGCTGGTTCCCGTTCCCGACCATCGACGGTGGCAAGGGTGACCCGAAGTCGATGATGGGCGGCGTCGACGGCAACTCCTGCTCGGCGAAGGCCCCGAAGAAGGCCTGCACGGACTTCCTCAACTTCATCGTGCAGAAGGACAACCAGGAGGCCTACTACACGGCGTTCCAGGCCATCCCGGTCAACCAGGAAGCCCAGTCGGTCGTCGACGCGGACTACCTCAAGTCGGCCCTCGCCGCCTACCAGGAGGCCCCGTTCGTCTCGCAGTACCTGGACACCCTGTACGGCCAGAACGTCGGCAACGCGCTGAACACCAGCGTCGTCGACCTGCTCGCCGGCAAGGGCAGCGCGAAGGACATCGTGGACACCACCAACCAGGCTGCGGCCAAGGGCTGACCATGACCCTCGACACCTCGCTCGGCACGACCCCGGCCACCGGGTCGGACACGGCCGCGGGGACGTCCCCGGCGGGGAGCGGTACGCCGCTCCCCGCCGGACGGCGGTCCACGCGCCGCATCGCAGACTGGCGGAAGCGCGTCGAGATCGCGGTGCTCGCCGGCCCCGCGGTCATCGTCTTCGTCACGTTCGTGATCCTGCCCGTGGTGCTGGCCGCCTACTACGGGTTCTTCAAGTGGCAGGGCTACGGCCCGCCCACCGACTTCGTGGGGCTGCAGAACTACCTGATCATCTTCCAGGACAAGGCGTTCCACGCGGTCCTGATGCACAACGGCTTCATCGTCGTGCTGTCGCTCGTGCTGCAGGGGCCGATCGCCATCGTGCTCGCGCTGCTGCTCAACCAGAAGATGCACGGCCGCGGACTCGTCCGCGTGCTCGTGTTCGTGCCGTACGTCATCTCCGAGGTGATCGTCGGCACCGGGTGGAGCCTGATGCTCCAGTCGAACGGCGCCGTGAACGACCTGCTCCAGGGCATGGGGCTCGGCGGGCTGCGGGCCGACTGGCTGTCCAACCCGGACATCGCCATCTGGACCCTGCTCGTGATCATCTCGTGGAAGTACATCGGCTTCGCGGTGATCCTGTTCCTGGCCGGCCTGCAGAGCATCCCCGAGGAGCTGTTCGAGGCGGCGGCCATCGACGGCGCCGGTTACTGGCAGATCCAGCGGCGGATCACCCTGCCGCTGCTCGGCCCCACCATCCGGATCTGGGCGTTCCTGTCGATCATCGGCTCACTGCAGCTGTTCGACCTCGTCTACATCATCTGGGGGCAGTACATCTCGTCGACCGCCGGCACCTCGACGATGGCGACGTACATGGTCGCCAACGGTCGCACGTCCGGCAACTTCGGTTTCGGCAGCGCCGTCGCCGTGGTCATGTTCGTGATCTCGCTCGCCGTCGCCCTGATCTACCAGCGCTTCGTGCTCCGCCGCGACACCGCGGGTGCACTCACCGAGAGGAAGAACTGATGGCCACCACGAGCATCGTCGCCCCCGGGCGGCGGGCCACGCGGGAGCGGCGGTCCACCGCGGCCATCGGTCGCGCGAACCCGCTCACCTACCTGGTGGCGATCCTGTTCGTCGCCGCGAACCTCGCCCCGGTGCTGTACATCGTGCTGGGCGGCTTCCGGACGAACTCGCAGATCACCACGAGCCCCGCCGGGTTACCAGCGCCGTTCGAGCTCGGCAACTACGGATCCGTCCTGTCCAGCGGGATCTTCTGGCAGCAGCTCGCGAACTCGACGATCAGCGCCGTGACCACCACCGCGGGCGTCGTCGTGCTCGGACTGATGGTGAGCTTCGTGCTCGCCCGCTACCGGTTCGCCGGCCGCGGTGCGCTGTACGCCCTGTTCGCCGCCGGTCTGATGTTCCCGATCACCGTCGCGATCACGCCGCTGTACCTGCTCGTGAAGGACCTCGGTCTGACGAACAGCCTGGCCGGCGTGATCCTGCCGCAGATCGCCTTCGCCCTGCCGACCACGGTCATCATCCTGGTGCCGTTCCTGCGGGCGATCCCGGACGAGCTCGAAGAGGCAGCGTCGATCGACGGCGCCAGCCGCCTCGGGTTCTTCTTCCGCATGGTCGTGCCGCTGTCGCTGCCGGGCGTCGTCACGGTCGGCATCCTGGCGTTCATCGCGAGCTGGAACAGCTACATCCTGCCGCTGTTCATCCTGAACAACGAGGGCAGCTACACGCTGCCGCTCGGCGTGCAGGCGTTCTCGTCGCAGTACTCGGTCGACACGGCCAAGGTGCTGGCGTTCACGTCGATGTCGATGATCCCGGCACTGGTGTTCTTCACCGTCTTCCAGCGCCGCATCGTCGGCGGCCTGACCGGGGCGGTGAAGGGGTGACGACGACGGACGCGACCCGGGACACCGGACGCCAGCCGCGCCTCCAGGACGACCGCGACGCACCCGACGCGACCGGACCCGACCGCGCCACCGCCCTGCTCGCCGCCATGACCCTCGACGAGAAGGCGGCGCAGCTCGTCGGCTACTGGCTCGACCAGACCGGCGTCGTCGCACCCATGCAGGGCGAGATGGCGGCGGCCGCCGACGGCCGCACCCTGGCGGACATCACCCGCGACGGCATCGGCCAGTTCACCCGCGTCTACGGCACCCGACCGGTCGAACCCGACGACCGCGCGGCCTGGTTGTGGGCGGAACAGCGGCGACTCAAGCGCGAGACCCGGCTCGGGATCCCCGCGCTCGTGCACGAGGAGTGCCTGACCGGGCTCGCCGCGTGGAAGGCCGCGACGTTCCCCACCCCGCTGGCGTGGGGTGCGGCCTTCGACCCGGACCTGGTCGAGCAGGTCGGCGCCGCCATCGGCGCGTCGATGCGGCAGCTCGGCGTGCACCAGGGGCTCGCCCCGGTGCTCGACGTGGTGCGCGACCCGCGGTGGGGGCGGGTCGACGAGTGCATCGGTGAGGACCCGTACCTGGTCGGCACCGTCGGGACCGCCTACGTGCGCGGTCTGCAGTCGGCCGGCGTCGACGCGACGCTCAAGCACTTCCT from Curtobacterium sp. MCJR17_020 includes:
- a CDS encoding LacI family DNA-binding transcriptional regulator; translation: MATMQQVADRAGVSIATVSFVVNGTKYVTPGTTARVKTAMRELKFRGNVVARALASRRTRIIALLFPTTGNRFSPTTSQFFMSAAERASERGYHLVLWPVDPAGDDLDDLVSGGLVDGVILMEVRMDDPRVAVLTDLGVPFTLIGRTRDSSGLPFVDIDFETTIEDSLDHLETLGHRRFGLVLEDLEGTPMAGYAPHLRVEATFRRAIAERGLAGTVVTTGPGSDGGRQAASDLLAADPDVTALLVMKDDSAAGVLVGLYTAGRRVPEDVSVLSIASSEANADQHYPRLSTMVAPGQELGTRAADALIEQLDGTSDDLPHFLLPCTLRTAESTAPAPA
- a CDS encoding acyl-CoA dehydrogenase yields the protein MAGSTAPPRARNRGRRAADDTARRSRRRNRVFALAAGGVLVIGGAGYTLASWTDTEWVFGGNGSGGPGVGTSGFEVEQNVTAPFAAAGFTSDETNPGQALRFTVDALALSPGTATYAPVALRTTADSIAGDLVLRAAVPASGVTVSDADDLLWNALQVRVAAITDTTAVCDATAFDVPWTSVASGPLGTAAATIARPLAAAGESTQVYCFEVSLPASPTLPAGTTVDALQGRTAAPAWRFAAESD
- a CDS encoding signal peptidase I; translated protein: MRGSTAPTSSDEGAAPPRRPADRIRTVVLTVAGAIGLTCLLAWAAVAFTGLSFVVVTTGSMAPTIPAGGLAITHRVPAAEIADGDVVTVPRAGSALPVTHRVVAVDRVPGDTAARSLTLRGDDNASDDRDPYVVRHAGLVLAHAPGLGSALVVVTSAPARGLAVAVVGVLVAWAFWPARREDS
- a CDS encoding choice-of-anchor G family protein encodes the protein MSRRPLHLRRGRIAVVTGIVVAAALLTPTAVPSTASWSDREWAHGAVGTSSFDCGTDADYTSTASSRFLGGSIAGVDLDDVATVRGVDVAKTGSAPASVEPATAPELGTGGRPFTQAFGNPLDVGLLGDVAGIDLTGLGLGLPAGSAGAVNQVATASGTGDAVAASGLVADSGGVLVTPTTPSGDLPDPASITLGRALPGIADVTDVSLDVGAVGASAQLAGCDAISEDVWGGVVQRTLATNLRAAVQQVAADSGPAGLERDYGIASLDLRVDSPLVGALVTAVNDTVVQLDATVDALGGQDGVLARTINQGVLGVLGGLTGSLGLGTIGGTVEITGPDLAGAVAPLLAEPVQDPGGTLSLDLSAGSVRVDLAHLLGDDEHGLNDLPPNHEVVLDAVTLGALADRLGQVVDAWAGKITTALTTALGSLHVRIALAADLSAPLVLGIRVKIATLSIGVDTGVAALMAGQTKLSVGVALLGLDLGGLLGVVTGLATSLVNPLTQAVVGTLTTRLFAVVGTLGTTLTTTIGGPVVRALGAVLGRLPGVLSLRVNVQQDRAAAAPPAGRATTGQYTQTALHLSIADALVPGGLARVDLASAVVGPNSVSLLEAARARDR
- a CDS encoding MarR family transcriptional regulator; protein product: MSDLDLVAALTRLEAAVSALRARLRDQLDVSASDLTVLQFVSRAEEADRTVRVKDLAKHLGLTGPAVTGMVDRLEQSGHLSRVPNPADGRSRHIELTETARRDYSIAMDGTNKHLHELLASFSERDRVRFVRIVDRIIAAVDLGAPSP
- a CDS encoding AraC family transcriptional regulator, with the protein product MTDTYEAAPAGGRASESVRFEVSGTDPESAARDLAAVHGAAQWAAQQTGSEFVYRYTAVGDTEISIRRSQMRGVLRGAMPIGTDYIVAWMTSGSAHLDIDGQRVDLHRNVPTLLPCDTAFVFAAEDHDQRLVHLDRELVHRVAGEQLDLGDRPLRFDHTREPDNAMYGRWQGALAALSRALRVGGPASDTWVEAKSLAIAAFLETFPPQLDDLPAELALPRNARLRAAVEYVHAHASETVTIADLAAVAGLSVRSVQESFRRVFDVSPLTYLRDVRLDRVRSELLGLDPQVGAIGDVARRWGFAHLGRFSASYAARFGEYPKQTLRR
- a CDS encoding LacI family DNA-binding transcriptional regulator, which produces MDSALGARPGAGRVTIGDVARVAGVSIPTVSKVINQRDGVAAATMIRVQQVVADLGYETSLVARSLRSSRTGVVGILVPEFEPFSTELLRGISSATTGTGYELLAYAGLMTGADRPGWERRSLSRLSGTLIDGAIVVTPTTALSSSSIPVVAIDPHTGPEGHATVDADNEGGAVQAVEHLLGLGHTRIAHLRGRVDLASAQLREAGYRSALTNAGLTIDERLVRDGDYQEEQSAAVARDLLTLDERPTAVFAANDSSAVGVLRAAAELGLRVPEDLSVVGFDDVPQASITTPPLTTVSQPLAELGSRAVEMLLTMLRGEAASDHVRLPTTLRVRSSTGPAPRV
- a CDS encoding extracellular solute-binding protein, which codes for MTRKIRAAAAIALIGATALVATGCSAGGNAADDGNGKVTMTFWHNSTTGPGKAYWASTVKAFEAKYPNVTITTQAIQNEDLDGKLQTALNSGDGPDVFLQRGGGKMDAMIAAGQLMDISDSISADAKKSISAGTFAGYEKDGATYAMPGAVLPEGIWYSKDLFQKAGIDGTPTTMDELNDDIAKLKAADIDPVAVGAKDAWPAAHWYYNFALRECSQKTLEGAAKSLKFDNACWTKAGEQLEDFNATEPFNNGFLTTAAQQGAGSSAGLLANHKAAMELMGAWDPGVISSLTPDGKPLADLGWFPFPTIDGGKGDPKSMMGGVDGNSCSAKAPKKACTDFLNFIVQKDNQEAYYTAFQAIPVNQEAQSVVDADYLKSALAAYQEAPFVSQYLDTLYGQNVGNALNTSVVDLLAGKGSAKDIVDTTNQAAAKG
- a CDS encoding sugar ABC transporter permease codes for the protein MTLDTSLGTTPATGSDTAAGTSPAGSGTPLPAGRRSTRRIADWRKRVEIAVLAGPAVIVFVTFVILPVVLAAYYGFFKWQGYGPPTDFVGLQNYLIIFQDKAFHAVLMHNGFIVVLSLVLQGPIAIVLALLLNQKMHGRGLVRVLVFVPYVISEVIVGTGWSLMLQSNGAVNDLLQGMGLGGLRADWLSNPDIAIWTLLVIISWKYIGFAVILFLAGLQSIPEELFEAAAIDGAGYWQIQRRITLPLLGPTIRIWAFLSIIGSLQLFDLVYIIWGQYISSTAGTSTMATYMVANGRTSGNFGFGSAVAVVMFVISLAVALIYQRFVLRRDTAGALTERKN
- a CDS encoding carbohydrate ABC transporter permease — translated: MATTSIVAPGRRATRERRSTAAIGRANPLTYLVAILFVAANLAPVLYIVLGGFRTNSQITTSPAGLPAPFELGNYGSVLSSGIFWQQLANSTISAVTTTAGVVVLGLMVSFVLARYRFAGRGALYALFAAGLMFPITVAITPLYLLVKDLGLTNSLAGVILPQIAFALPTTVIILVPFLRAIPDELEEAASIDGASRLGFFFRMVVPLSLPGVVTVGILAFIASWNSYILPLFILNNEGSYTLPLGVQAFSSQYSVDTAKVLAFTSMSMIPALVFFTVFQRRIVGGLTGAVKG